The nucleotide window TGGTGCCGGTCGGCGGGGGGCCAGCGGTCCTCGGCATGGTCGCCGGCGGTGCGCAGGGCGGTGCGCAGGGCGGTGCGGATGGCGGCGTGCAGGTGGTCGGCCAGATCGCGTACGGAGGACCCTCGGTGACCAGCGGCCGTTCGACGAGCCTGCGGGCGGCCGCCAGGAGGCAGCCCCGGCCGGCAGGCCCCCTCCTGCTCATGCCCACCAGCGCCAGGAGGGCGGCCGAGAAGGCGGCGGCGACCGGCAGGGTGCCGACGATCTGCCGTCCGCCCGTGGAGCAGATGATGCGGGCGTCACCCTCGAAGCAGTTGTCGCTCGCCATCACCAACAGCGGCCCGAACAGACCGGTCAGCCCGGCGAACGCCAGCAGGAGCAGGCCGGCGGCGAAGCGGCCCGCGGCGGAGCCCGTCACCGGCGGTGCGGCGTCGCGCGTGGGAGGGGCGGCCGGTGCCTGGTCGTTGATCATGCGGCTCACGCCGGAGCCGCCTGCCGCCCCGGCCTTCCGTACGGATACTCATCTCCCGGCAGCCCTCCTCCCCACGCCGACTAGGCTGGGAAGGTCGATCGATCTGAAGTGCAGGAGCGGAATGGCCACGAACCTCGTCAATCTGGAAGCCGTCGGCAAGGTGTACGGAACCCGTGCCCTGCTCGACGGTGTCTCGCTCGGCGTCAACGAGGGGGACCGGATCGGCGTCGTCGGACGCAACGGGGACGGCAAGACCACCCTGATCCGGATCCTCGCCAAGCTGGAGGAAACGGACAACGGCCGGGTCACCCACAACAGCGGGCTGCGCCTCGGTGTCCTCACCCAGCACGACTCCCTCGACCCGGCCGCGACCATCCGGCACGAGGTCATCGGCGACCTCGCGGACCACGAGTGGGCCGGCAACGCCAAGATCCGCGACGTGCTGACCGGCCTCTTCGGCGATCTGCACATGCCGGGCTTCACCCAGGGCCTGGACACCGTGATCGGCCCGCTGTCCGGTGGTGAGCGCCGCCGTATTGCGCTGGCCAAGCTGCTGATCGCCGAGCAGGACCTGATCGTCCTGGACGAGCCCACCAACCACCTCGACGTCGAGGGCATCTCCTGGCTGGCCGGGCACCTGCGCGCCCGCCGCTCCGCCCTCGTGGTCGTCACCCACGACCGGTGGTTCCTCGACCAGGTCTGTACGCGGATGTGGGACGTCCAGCGTGGCGACGTCCACGAGTACGAGGGCGGCTACAGCGACTACGTCTTCGCGCGGGCCGAGCGCGAGCGGATCGCCGCCACCGAAGAGGTCAAGCGGCAGAACCTGATGCGCAAGGAGCTGGCGTGGCTGCGGCGCGGCGCCCCGGCCCGCACGAGCAAGCCCCGCTTCCGCATCGAGGCCGCCAACGAACTGATCGCGGACGTCCCGCCGCCGCGCGACAACGCCGAGCTGATGAAGTTCGCCAGCTCCCGGCTGGGCAAGACCGTCTTCGAGCTGAAGGACGTCAGCGTCCAGGCCGGGCCGAAGGTCCTCCTCAAGCACCTGACCTGGCAGCTGGGTCCGGGCGACCGGATCGGCCTGGTGGGCGTCAACGGTGCCGGCAAGACCTCGCTGCTGCGGGCGCTCGCCGACGCCGCCCGTACGCAGGGCGAGACCCAGCCGGTGGCCGGCCGGGTCATCGTCGGCAAGACCGTGAAGCTGGCGTACCTCTCCCAGGAAGTCGGCGAACTCGACCCGGCGCTGCGGGTACTGGAGGCCGTCCAGCGGGTGCGCGAGCGGGTCGACCTGGGCAAGGGGCGGGAGATGACCGCCGGCCAGCTGTGCGAGAAGTTCGGCTTCACGAAGGAGAAGCAGTGGACGCCGGTCGGCGACCTCTCCGGCGGTGAGCGCCGCCGCCTGCAGATCCTGCGCCTCCTCATGGACGAGCCCAACGTCCTCTTCCTCGACGAGCCGACGAACGACCTGGACATCGAGACGCTGACGCAACTGGAGGACGTGCTCGACAGCTGGCCCGGCTCCCTCATCGTCATCAGCCATGACCGCTACTTCATCGAGCGCACCACCGACCGCGTCCACGCCCTCCTCGGCGACGCCACGCTGCGGATGCTGCCGCGCGGCCTGGACGAGTACCTGGAGCGCCGCCAGCAGGTCATCGATGCCGCGATGCCGGCGCCCGCCCAGCAGACGGCCGCCCCCAAGAAGGCCGCGGCCGTCAACCGCGCCGCCCAGAAGGAACTCCAGAAGATCGAGCGCCAGTTGGACAAGCTCGTCGACAAGGAGACCAAGCTCCACGCCCAAATCGCCGAAAACGCCACCGACTTCGAAAAGGTCGCCGGCCTCGACGCCCAACTCCGCGAACTGAGCACGGAGAAGGACGAGTTGGAAATGCGGTGGCTGGAGCTGGCGGAGGAGGCGTAGGCGGCTCGGGGGCGCGCGCGGCTCCTGGAGCGATGCCGTTTACCGCGGGGAACAGGGGTCTTCTGACCACACGGTGATCGGCGGGACTGACGGGACTGACGAGACTGACGGGACTGGCGGGGCCGGGCAGGGGCGGTCCCGACAGCCGGAGGTGATTACGTGGGGAATCACCCCACCGGCTTGGTGACCTCACCGCGAATCTTGTCGGCCTTGTCCGCGAACGCCTGGAGGTCGACTGACTGCGGATCCTTCGCCAAATCCCTGGCATCGGTTTCCGCGACTTCCCCGCCCGTACTGGAATCGGCCCAGACGCAGAACGACAGGGTGACCTTCTGCCCCACCTCTGTGCGCACGTCGACACCGCAGGTGAGCGCGTCCCCGCCCCCACTGGGCGTGAACTCCTTCTCCGCCACGGCGACTTCGGTCTTTCCGTCGCGCGTCATGCCGCGAATGGTGTGATCGACGGCCGTCTCGGGATCATCGATGACGCCGTAGAGCCCCAGCATCGCCAGCGACTTGGTACCGCTCGTGTACTGGCCGCCCACGGTCGTGATGTCGTGCTCATTGGGCCCGTCCTGCGGCACCTCATGGGCGGCCTGCTGGGATATGTCCTTGGCGAGCTTGTACTCCCCGCCTGCCAGTGTCTGCGGCACGGTCATCCGGTACTTCGGCCCGCCGGACGACCCGCCCGACGAACTCCCGCCACCCCTGAACGCCCCGCTCGACGCCAGAGTCCCGATCACCAGCACACCGGCAACGGCACCGATGGTCCCCCATACCTTCCCGGCCTTCCGCCGGGGCGGTATCGGAGGCGGCATGCCCGGCCCACCGCCGTACCCGAACTGGTGGGCCTGCTGCGGCATGCCGTAGGGCCCCGGCTGCTGCCCGTACGGACCCGGCCCGCCGGGGTGCGGCTGCTGCCCGGGGTACGGCACCGGCCCACCGGGATGAGGCTGCTGCCCGTATGACACCGGCCCACCGGGCGCGGCACCCGCCGGATACCCGACCGGCTGACCGGGCTGCGGCATCCCTTGCGGCGCACCGAACCCCGGCGCCTGCCCGAAACCACCCGGCGGCTGTTGCGGTGTCGTCATTTACTTCTTTCTTTTCCGAGGCACGACCGTGACGCGAGAAGGGCTTCTTGGACACGCCATTTTCACCCCCGATGTGCCGCTCCTCCAACGGCACATCGATGATGCCCGACAGTTGCGGTCATCCTGACCTCCGCGGAGAAGGGCGACGAACTCCTCTTCCTCCGAGCCCGAAGAGTCCAGGGGATGCCTGCCCGTGCTTGGCGCTACGGGGTAGCGCTGAGCCGGTGACGTGGTGGGACGGGGCCGCCGGGCCCCGCACTTCTGCAGCCTTACTTTTCAGATAAGGCTGCATGAAGAGTCGGGAGTCGAAAAGTCCCGGAAGCTCTCCTGGGATACTCTCGATGCGGACAAAGTTGGGGTCGTCGGATTGGGTGTAAATTTCCAATACCTGGTATTCGATCCCCGTCTTCAGGGTGCTCGCCCCTTGGGTGCGTGAGCGGCTGCTACCTC belongs to Streptomyces sp. NBC_01454 and includes:
- a CDS encoding ABC-F family ATP-binding cassette domain-containing protein, which codes for MATNLVNLEAVGKVYGTRALLDGVSLGVNEGDRIGVVGRNGDGKTTLIRILAKLEETDNGRVTHNSGLRLGVLTQHDSLDPAATIRHEVIGDLADHEWAGNAKIRDVLTGLFGDLHMPGFTQGLDTVIGPLSGGERRRIALAKLLIAEQDLIVLDEPTNHLDVEGISWLAGHLRARRSALVVVTHDRWFLDQVCTRMWDVQRGDVHEYEGGYSDYVFARAERERIAATEEVKRQNLMRKELAWLRRGAPARTSKPRFRIEAANELIADVPPPRDNAELMKFASSRLGKTVFELKDVSVQAGPKVLLKHLTWQLGPGDRIGLVGVNGAGKTSLLRALADAARTQGETQPVAGRVIVGKTVKLAYLSQEVGELDPALRVLEAVQRVRERVDLGKGREMTAGQLCEKFGFTKEKQWTPVGDLSGGERRRLQILRLLMDEPNVLFLDEPTNDLDIETLTQLEDVLDSWPGSLIVISHDRYFIERTTDRVHALLGDATLRMLPRGLDEYLERRQQVIDAAMPAPAQQTAAPKKAAAVNRAAQKELQKIERQLDKLVDKETKLHAQIAENATDFEKVAGLDAQLRELSTEKDELEMRWLELAEEA